Proteins found in one Thalassomonas actiniarum genomic segment:
- the ubiD gene encoding 4-hydroxy-3-polyprenylbenzoate decarboxylase, whose protein sequence is MKYSDLRDFIHQLEKLGQLKRISQPVSTNLTMTEISDRTLRAGGPALLFENPVGFDIPVLTNLFGTPERVALAMGQTDVTALREVGKLLATLKEPEPPKGFRDALDKLPVYKQVLNMPAKVLKKAPCQQVVLSGDEVDLTKLPIQTCWPGDVAPLITWGLTVTKGPHKERQNLGIYRQQLLGPNKVIMRWLSHRGGALDFLEWKKQHPGEKFPVSVALGADPATILGAVTPVPDTLSEYAFAGLLRGSKTEVVKCVSNDLEVPASAEIVLEGYIDPDEMAPEGPYGDHTGYYNEVDDFPVFTVTDITMRKEPIYHSTYTGRPPDEPAILGVALNEVFVPILQKQFPEIVDFYLPPEGCSYRLAVVTIKKQYPGHAKRVMMGVWSFLRQFMYTKFVIVCDDDVNARDWQDVIWAMTTRMDPSRDTTMIENTPIDYLDFASPVSGLGSKMGMDATNKWPGETDREWGTPIVMDEAVIKEVDELWEQLDIL, encoded by the coding sequence ATGAAATACAGCGATTTAAGAGACTTTATCCACCAGCTGGAAAAGCTGGGCCAGTTAAAGCGTATTAGCCAACCGGTTTCGACAAACCTGACCATGACAGAAATCAGTGACCGCACCTTACGGGCAGGCGGCCCGGCACTACTTTTTGAAAATCCGGTGGGTTTTGATATCCCGGTATTAACCAATTTATTTGGCACCCCGGAGCGGGTTGCTTTGGCCATGGGGCAAACCGATGTTACCGCTTTAAGGGAAGTCGGAAAATTACTGGCAACTTTGAAAGAGCCCGAACCGCCCAAGGGTTTCCGTGATGCCCTGGATAAATTACCTGTATATAAGCAGGTGTTGAATATGCCGGCCAAGGTGTTGAAAAAAGCGCCGTGTCAGCAAGTGGTATTGTCCGGCGATGAGGTCGATCTAACGAAACTGCCGATCCAAACCTGCTGGCCGGGAGATGTGGCGCCGCTGATCACTTGGGGATTAACGGTCACCAAAGGTCCGCATAAAGAGCGTCAAAACCTGGGTATCTACCGCCAGCAATTATTGGGACCGAACAAGGTGATCATGCGTTGGTTGTCCCACCGCGGTGGTGCTCTGGATTTTCTGGAGTGGAAAAAGCAGCACCCGGGAGAAAAATTCCCGGTATCTGTGGCGCTGGGCGCAGATCCTGCCACGATTTTAGGGGCGGTGACCCCGGTGCCGGATACTTTGTCTGAGTATGCCTTTGCCGGTTTGTTACGGGGCAGCAAAACCGAAGTGGTTAAATGTGTCAGTAATGATCTCGAAGTACCTGCCTCGGCGGAAATTGTGCTGGAAGGTTATATCGATCCCGACGAGATGGCGCCGGAAGGGCCTTATGGCGATCATACCGGTTATTACAACGAAGTGGATGACTTCCCTGTCTTTACCGTTACCGATATCACCATGCGCAAAGAGCCGATATACCACAGTACTTATACCGGGCGGCCGCCGGATGAGCCGGCAATTTTAGGAGTGGCTTTAAACGAGGTTTTTGTGCCGATTTTACAGAAGCAATTTCCGGAAATTGTCGATTTTTACCTGCCGCCGGAAGGTTGTTCCTACCGTTTGGCGGTGGTGACCATTAAAAAGCAATATCCCGGGCATGCCAAGCGGGTTATGATGGGGGTTTGGTCTTTCCTGCGACAATTTATGTATACCAAATTTGTGATTGTCTGCGATGATGATGTGAATGCCAGAGACTGGCAGGATGTGATCTGGGCGATGACCACACGTATGGATCCCAGCCGGGATACCACTATGATAGAGAATACCCCGATCGATTACCTCGACTTTGCTTCGCCGGTATCCGGTCTGGGCTCAAAAATGGGGATGGATGCCACCAATAAATGGCCGGGAGAAACCGATCGCGAATGGGGTACGCCTATTGTCATGGATGAAGCGGTGATAAAAGAAGTGGACGAGCTTTGGGAGCAGCTGGATATTCTCTAG
- the trxA gene encoding thioredoxin TrxA, which translates to MSDKIVQLSDDSFEADVLNASSPVLVDFWAEWCGPCKMIAPILNEIADEYDGKLVVGKLNIDQNADTPPKFGIRGIPTLLLFKDGQVADTKVGALSKTQLKEFLDKNL; encoded by the coding sequence ATGAGCGATAAAATTGTTCAGTTGTCAGATGACAGTTTTGAAGCAGATGTGCTGAACGCATCTAGTCCAGTATTAGTAGATTTTTGGGCTGAGTGGTGTGGACCATGTAAAATGATCGCACCTATATTAAACGAGATTGCCGATGAATATGACGGCAAGCTTGTTGTTGGTAAGTTAAATATCGACCAAAATGCCGATACCCCGCCTAAATTCGGTATTCGCGGTATCCCGACTTTGCTTTTATTTAAAGACGGTCAGGTAGCCGACACTAAAGTTGGCGCACTTTCTAAGACTCAATTAAAAGAGTTTTTAGACAAAAATTTATAA
- the rho gene encoding transcription termination factor Rho, whose protein sequence is MNLTELKEKSISELVNLAESMKLEHLARTRKQDIIFAILKAHAKSGEDIFGGGVLEILQDGFGFLRSADSSYLAGPDDIYVSPSQIRRFSMRTGDTIQGKIRPPKDGERYFALLKVNEVNFDKPENARNKILFENLTPIHANERVTMERGNGSTEDITARVLDLASPIGKGQRGLIVAPPKAGKTLLLQNIAQSIAYNNPDCELMVLLIDERPEEVTEMQRLVQGEVVASTFDEPASRHVQVAEMVIEKAKRLVEHKKDVVILLDSITRLARAYNTVIPSSGKILTGGVDANALHRPKRFFGAARNIEEGGSLTIIATALIETGSKMDEVIYEEFKGTGNMELHLSRKIAEKRVFPAIHFNRSGTRREELLTKPDELQKMWILRKIVHEMGEIDAMEFMIDKLAMTKTNNEFFDSMKRK, encoded by the coding sequence ATGAATCTTACCGAACTTAAAGAAAAATCGATTAGCGAATTGGTTAATCTCGCTGAATCCATGAAGCTTGAACACCTTGCTAGAACCCGTAAACAAGACATCATATTTGCCATTTTGAAGGCGCACGCCAAAAGTGGTGAAGACATATTCGGCGGCGGTGTATTAGAAATCCTGCAGGATGGCTTCGGATTCTTGCGTTCGGCAGACTCCTCGTATTTGGCCGGCCCGGATGATATTTATGTATCGCCAAGCCAGATCAGACGTTTCAGTATGCGTACCGGTGATACTATCCAGGGTAAAATCCGTCCGCCAAAAGATGGCGAGCGTTACTTTGCGCTGTTAAAAGTCAACGAAGTTAATTTTGATAAGCCGGAAAACGCCCGCAATAAGATTTTATTTGAAAACTTAACGCCTATTCACGCCAATGAGCGTGTAACTATGGAACGCGGTAACGGTTCAACCGAAGATATTACCGCCCGGGTACTCGATTTAGCTTCACCTATCGGTAAAGGTCAGCGTGGTTTGATTGTTGCGCCGCCAAAAGCCGGTAAAACCTTATTACTGCAAAATATTGCCCAAAGCATCGCCTACAATAACCCGGACTGTGAACTGATGGTGTTATTGATTGATGAACGTCCGGAAGAAGTAACAGAGATGCAGCGCCTGGTACAGGGTGAAGTCGTTGCCTCGACCTTTGATGAGCCTGCCAGCCGTCACGTTCAGGTTGCTGAAATGGTGATCGAAAAAGCGAAACGTCTGGTAGAGCATAAAAAAGATGTGGTTATCTTGCTCGACTCCATCACCCGTTTGGCCCGTGCCTATAACACGGTTATTCCTTCTTCCGGCAAGATCCTGACCGGTGGTGTTGACGCCAACGCCCTGCATCGCCCGAAACGTTTCTTCGGTGCCGCGCGTAACATCGAAGAAGGCGGCAGTTTGACCATTATCGCCACAGCCCTGATCGAAACCGGCTCTAAGATGGATGAAGTCATCTACGAAGAGTTTAAAGGCACGGGTAACATGGAATTACACTTGTCCCGTAAGATCGCCGAAAAACGCGTATTCCCGGCCATCCACTTCAACCGCAGCGGTACCCGTCGCGAAGAGTTGCTGACCAAACCGGACGAACTGCAGAAGATGTGGATCCTGCGAAAAATCGTTCATGAAATGGGTGAGATCGACGCCATGGAGTTTATGATAGATAAACTGGCCATGACCAAAACCAATAACGAATTCTTTGATTCAATGAAACGTAAATAA